Proteins encoded in a region of the Ranitomeya imitator isolate aRanImi1 chromosome 9, aRanImi1.pri, whole genome shotgun sequence genome:
- the LOC138648787 gene encoding CD59 glycoprotein-like, translating into MRTPGIGCVLLALGLVFLSLCSTGQAIKCFTCSNWSFLKCVTIATCADSENACMRITLSTGESKYSCRIYDKCESKLVSQENGGINNFAIKCCQKDLCNDGLVASPSTVLLLSLAAALLLSS; encoded by the exons ATGAGGACTCCAGGGATCGGCTGTGTTCTCCTTGCATTAGGACTGGTCTTCCTTTCACTATGCTCTACAG GCCAGGCTATTAAATGCTTTACCTGCAGCAATTGGAGTTTTTTGAAATGTGTCACCATTGCCACCTGTGCAGATTCGGAAAACGCCTGCATGAGGATCACAC TATCAACTGGCGAGAGCAAATACAGCTGCAGAATTTACGACAAGTGCGAGTCTAAATTGGTCAGCCAGGAAAACGGAGGAATCaacaactttgcaataaaatgtTGCCAGAAAGACCTGTGTAACGACGGCCTCGTGGCTTCCCCCAGCACGGTCCTGCTCCTGAGCCTGGCTGCGGCTCTGCTGCTGTCCTCATGA
- the LOC138648995 gene encoding uncharacterized protein isoform X2 — MGGAQGTSASSQDSGTAGRETEAPQGGIPPLSRNVGDVIANTDRNTDTAAIAQQNMVSPHIILATSQHSAYSQAITGGESQFPPYPLIFSTPYSQIPGGQITPSQVAVVEHQDAPASRSLIATSVRAPFQGAGTPALDNRQSAGIRPARRSSSSSSTSPREHRRSGRRKRDRHVSKRRSYRSRSSRRSRRSRASRWRSLSSSDSSSGRSHRQESSRRRSIHRMERQGPMTPVAREASGPDTGAPIGFTGTAPSGALGGGGLPTFDLGCPGDLMPLIRSSIAPSTWKAYDGVRPSVWIVGHSYIYWAARRAELGPGGRSLGFNDVDVLWRGLRGMMWSQVLPEVVHIAWVASSPTIVVIHAGGNDLASSPLAELLTLIRSDMDKFPSFFQSMRLVWSEVIPRLVWRGARELNAMERSRRTLNQRISRFVTFKNGLVVRHHRLEGDNSGFLLPDGVHLNEAGLDIFLDGIREGVVQAMHSWGGGGRSSL; from the exons ATGGGGGGAGCACAGGGAACTTCTGCTTCATCACAGGATTCAGGGACGGCAGGGAGGGAGACTGAGGCTCCGCAGGGAGGTATCCCTCCACTTTCAAGGAACGTGGGGGATGTTATTGCCAATACTGATAGGAACACGGACACGGCAGCCATAGCACAGCAGAATATGGTTTCACCTCACATAATACTAGCAACAAGTCAGCATAGTGCCTACTCCCAGGCTATTACAGGGGGAGAATCACAGTTTCCACCTTACCCACTCATTTTTAGTACCCCGTATTCGCAAATACCGGGCGGGCAAATTACTCCCTCTCAGGTGGCAGTAGTCGAACACCAGGATGCGCCAGCGTCACGATCTCTGATAGCAACCAGCGTTCGGGCCCCGTTTCAGGGTGCTGGCACCCCGGCTCTGGACAATAGGCAGAGTGCGGGTATCCGCCCCGCGCGCAGATCATCGTCGTCATCATCGACATCCCCCAGAGAGCATCGCAGAAGCGGGCGTAGGAAGCGCGATCGTCATGTTAGCAAACGGCGTTCGTATAGATCTAGGTCCAGCCGGCGTAGTAGACGGTCTAGAGCCTCGCGGTGGCGCTCGCTTTCTTCATCAGATAGTTCTTCAGGCAGGTCACACAGGCAGGAGTCTTCTCGTCGTAGGTCCATACACCGCATGGAGCGGCAAGGCCCGATGACTCCTGTGGCACGGGAAGCAAGTGGTCCGGATACCGGTGCACCGATCG GATTTACTGGGACGGCGCCTTCAGGAGCCCTTGGAGGAGGTGGATTGCCCACATTCGATCTGGGATGTCCTGGGGACCTGATGCCATTAATACGTTCATCGATAGCTCCATCAACCTGGAAAGCCtatg ATGGGGTGCGACCCAGCGTCTGGATAGTGGGTCACTCGTACATCTATTGGGCTGCTCGCCGCGCCGAATTGGGCCCAGGAGGGCGATCCTTGGGCTTCAATGATGTCGACGTGTTATGGCGTGGCTTGAGAGGCATGATGTGGTCCCAAGTTCTTCCGGAGGTGGTTCACATTGCATGGGTGGCCTCATCCCCCACCATTGTGGTTATCCATGCCGGAGGAAATGACCTGGCTTCGTCTCCGTTGGCTGAACTACTTACGCTGATCAGATCAGACATGGACAAGTTCCCGAGTTTCTTCCAGTCGATGCGCCTAGTCTGGTCCGAGGTTATCCCAAGGCTGGTTTGGCGGGGTGCCAGGGAATTGAATGCTATGGAGAGATCCAGGCGCACGCTGAACCAGAGGATATCACGTTTCGTAACATTTAAGAATGGTTTAGTTGTTCGGCACCATCGGCTGGAAGGGGACAATTCCGGTTTTCTACTTCCAGACGGAGTCCATTTGAACGAGGCGGGCCTAGATATTTTCCTCGATGGTATTAGAGAAGGGGTAGTTCAGGCGATGCattcgtgggggggggggggtcgtagctctctatag
- the LOC138648995 gene encoding uncharacterized protein isoform X1: protein MKGTVSSTGSANIDMSVHHAEAPTQWQNAHVRPKKLSPGKPPLQARLTTPVSVERMGPWLDKYPNKSAAGQLRSGFSYGFFIPFNWSPEPQSAPNLQSARELPNVLAEKLGKEIRLGRFRGPFNFPPFPNLRVSPLGIVPKKESGKYRLIHHLSYPKGMSVNDGIPSDETAVTYISFDKAVDLVRNAGPGALMAKSDIESAFRLLPVHPDCHHLLGAKFENLYYYDTCLPMGCSISCFYFELFSTFLEWVARKITRLTAITHYFDDFLIVGPAGSDVCAAALAQFKDAMAQFGVPLSPEKTIGPVPVITFLGIEIDSVAMEFRLPKEKIDKLLDLISGCISVGKVTLTQMQSLLGSLNFACRVMPAGRIFSRRLMIATRGVKQRHHRIRITAHLRSDLNTWKLFLSDYNGRTCFQETECSNVDMDLFFAASSNTGFRVRFGNKLCASSWPAFWVSREWNVEATLIELVPVAVAMDILGPQLANKRIRLHLQSIGGAHAINYLASPSPQVLDLIRFIVLKCLTFNVWLKANALTVSNESVSGVLTGFYSQDLLGRRLQEPLEEVDCPHSIWDVLGT, encoded by the coding sequence ATGAAGGGCACTGTAAGTTCTACGGGCTCTGCAAATATAGACATGAGTGTTCATCATGCGGAGGCCCCCACCCAGTGGCAAAATGCACACGTCCGCCCCAAAAAGCTATCTCCGGGAAAACCCCCCCTACAGGCGAGGTTAACGACGCCGGTGAGCGTAGAAAGAATGGGGCCGTGGCTGGACAAATACCCCAATAAATCGGCCGCGGGGCAACTGCGTTCCGGTTTCTCCTACGGTTTTTTCATCCCGTTTAATTGGTCACCCGAGCCACAATCAGCCCCTAATTTACAATCAGCGAGGGAATTACCTAACGTATTAGCAGAAAAGCTGGGGAAGGAAATCAGGTTGGGTCGTTTTCGTGGTCCTTTCAATTTCCCCCCTTTCCCTAACTTACGGGTTTCACCCCTGGGTATAGTTCCCAAGAAAGAGTCAGGTAAATATCGATTAATTCATCATCTCTCATACCCCAAGGGCATGTCGGTCAACGATGGTATCCCCAGTGATGAAACAGCCGTCACTTATATTTCCTTTGACAAGGCGGTTGACCTCGTTAGAAATGCTGGCCCGGGGGCCCTTATGGCCAAGTCGGACATAGAATCTGCTTTTCGGCTGCTTCCGGTACATCCGGATTGTCACCACTTACTAGGGGCTAAATTTGAGAACCTATACTATTACGACACATGTCTTCCCATGGGGTGTTcaatttcctgtttttattttgagttATTTAGCACGTTTTTGGAATGGGTCGCTCGCAAGATCACCCGGCTAACCGCCATCACTCACTATTTTGATGATTTTTTGATTGTTGGGCCAGCGGGCTCAGATGTATGTGCCGCAGCCCTTGCCCAATTCAAAGATGCTATGGCACAGTTCGGGGTCCCACTTTCCCCTGAGAAGACGATAGGGCCAGTACCAGTGATCACATTTCTTGGGATCGAAATCGACTCGGTCGCCATGGAATTTAGGTTACCGAAGGAGAAAATTGACAAGCTGCTGGATCTCATCAGCGGATGCATTTCGGTTGGTAAGGTAACACTAACTCAAATGCAGTCGCTGCTTGGTTCCTTAAATTTTGCCTGCAGGGTCATGCCAGCGGGCAGGATCTTCTCACGCAGATTGATGATAGCCACGAGAGGAGTGAAACAGCGTCATCATAGAATCAGGATTACAGCACACCTACGTTCTGATTTAAACACATGGAAGCTGTTCCTCAGCGATTACAATGGTAGGACTTGCTTTCAGGAGACAGAATGCTCTAACGTGGACATGGATTTGTTTTTTGCAGCGTCAAGCAACACGGGTTTCCGTGTTCGCTTTGGTAACAAACTGTGTGCTTCGAGTTGGCCTGCCTTCTGGGTTTCCAGGGAGTGGAACGTAGAGGCTACCTTGATCGAGCTTGTCCCCGTGGCAGTCGCCATGGACATCTTGGGTCCTCAATTGGCCAATAAGCGCATTCGCTTGCATCTTCAATCCATTGGCGGGGCGCATGCCATTAACTACCTAGCATCTCCTTCACCGCAGGTTCTAGACCTAATTAGGTTCATAGTATTGAAATGTTTAACGTTTAATGTTTGGCTTAAAGCAAATGCACTAACCGTCAGCAATGAGAGTGTGTCTGGTGTTTTAACTGGCTTTTACTCGCAGGATTTACTGGGACGGCGCCTTCAGGAGCCCTTGGAGGAGGTGGATTGCCCACATTCGATCTGGGATGTCCTGGGGACCTGA